A window from Borrelia sp. P9F1 encodes these proteins:
- a CDS encoding DedA family protein encodes MHVILEFIDLNIGYAPIVFFTLLILAGFNIPISEDAIVIMGGILSSRRSEYTIFIFLGIFWGAYIGDIISFYIGKLLAYKLFKEKTKVNKLINTMNYYYGQYGSLTLFFGRFIPFGVRNAIFISAGMGNMRPRHFFLADFFAAITSITVYFTLSFKMGESFKAIFPKIKMLLLIAFVVLIIIILVCCFIRKRKIQKVDKHFE; translated from the coding sequence ATGCACGTAATACTAGAATTTATAGATTTAAACATAGGCTATGCTCCGATAGTATTTTTTACACTGCTTATTCTTGCAGGGTTTAATATCCCAATTTCTGAAGATGCAATAGTCATAATGGGGGGCATACTTTCTAGTCGAAGAAGTGAGTACACAATCTTCATATTTTTAGGTATTTTTTGGGGAGCCTACATTGGAGATATAATTTCATTCTACATAGGAAAACTTTTGGCATATAAATTATTCAAAGAGAAAACGAAAGTTAACAAACTCATCAACACAATGAATTACTACTATGGGCAATATGGGAGTCTAACTTTATTTTTTGGAAGATTTATTCCATTTGGGGTTAGAAACGCAATATTTATATCAGCAGGTATGGGAAACATGAGACCTCGTCATTTTTTCTTAGCTGATTTTTTTGCAGCTATTACATCAATCACGGTTTACTTTACACTAAGTTTTAAAATGGGTGAATCATTTAAGGCGATATTTCCTAAAATAAAAATGCTACTACTAATAGCGTTTGTTGTTTTAATAATCATCATTTTAGTCTGTTGCTTTATAAGAAAAAGAAAGATACAAAAAGTTGACAAACATTTTGAATAA
- the leuS gene encoding leucine--tRNA ligase, whose translation MSGYNFREIEKKWQRYWDRHKTYKVDEDPGIPKEKRVYILDMFPYPSANGLHVGHPSGYTATDILARYKLLNGFNVLHPMGFDSFGLPAETYAMQTGKHPRKITEDNIEKFKEQIKALGFAYDWDREIKTHDENYYKWTQWIFLKLYKKGLAYTKEMPVWYCPDLGTVLSNEEVIHTSSGPKSERGLHEVERRHLRQWILKITEYAERLTEDLEELDWPESVKEMQKNWIGKSTGAEIEFEVRGSGERIKVFTTRPDTIFGVTYLVLAPENSIVDKIAKDELKSSISDYRNKECLKSDLERTSLEKDKTGLFTGAYAINPITQEEIPIWIGSYVLGSYGTGAVMSVPAHDERDFEFARKYNLSMKQVVLKLGNCAVSEILEKPIVEDGISVNTPEEFNNLHTGAVKERVVEWLIKNGKGRKKVNYRIRDWIFSRQRYWGEPIPVVLDENLNATPLEECELPLRLPEIENYEPSGTGESPLARIHDWVNVEYGGKIYKRETNTMPQWAGSCWYYIRYLDPNNEEEFASKEKINYWLPVDLYVGGAEHSVLHLLYARFWHKVLYDLGHVNTKEPFLKLVNQGMITSFAYQDENGVLIPNDEVIQRDNKFFAKDSDKELKQTVAKMSKSLKNVVNPDDILNEYGADSFRIYEMFMGPLTDSKPWNTKGLIGVFRFLNKIWTIKNKELVTQAAPREIMSQLHKTIKKVTEDIESLNFNTAISSLMIFVNELLKYDKNYKEIFKPLVIILSPFAPHLGEELWEYMEERSSMFKSAKWPRYDPNLIIDDTREITLQVNGKIRDKIVLDRGTNEDNLREIALRNEKIMKNIENRRILKIITVKDKLINIVTR comes from the coding sequence ATGTCTGGGTATAATTTCAGAGAAATAGAGAAAAAGTGGCAGCGTTATTGGGATAGACATAAAACGTACAAGGTTGATGAGGATCCTGGTATCCCTAAAGAGAAAAGAGTTTACATTCTTGACATGTTTCCTTATCCTTCTGCTAATGGCCTTCATGTCGGACATCCTTCGGGTTACACTGCTACTGATATATTGGCAAGATATAAACTTTTAAACGGATTTAATGTACTTCATCCGATGGGATTTGATAGCTTTGGACTCCCTGCGGAAACCTATGCAATGCAAACAGGAAAGCATCCGAGGAAAATAACAGAAGATAATATTGAAAAATTTAAAGAGCAAATTAAAGCTTTGGGATTTGCATATGACTGGGACAGAGAGATTAAAACTCATGATGAGAACTACTACAAATGGACACAATGGATATTTTTAAAATTGTACAAAAAGGGTTTAGCTTATACAAAGGAAATGCCTGTTTGGTATTGCCCTGATCTTGGAACAGTACTATCGAATGAAGAAGTAATACATACATCTAGCGGGCCAAAATCTGAACGTGGCCTCCACGAGGTAGAAAGGAGACACTTAAGGCAATGGATACTTAAAATTACAGAATATGCGGAAAGATTAACCGAGGATCTTGAAGAGTTAGACTGGCCTGAGTCGGTTAAAGAAATGCAGAAAAACTGGATCGGTAAATCAACAGGAGCTGAGATCGAATTTGAGGTAAGAGGTAGCGGGGAGAGAATCAAAGTATTTACAACAAGGCCGGATACGATATTTGGGGTGACCTACTTGGTACTGGCACCAGAGAACAGTATAGTGGATAAAATAGCAAAAGATGAGCTTAAATCTTCTATATCGGATTACAGAAATAAAGAATGTCTTAAAAGCGACCTTGAGAGAACTTCTCTTGAAAAAGATAAAACAGGACTATTTACGGGTGCATACGCTATTAATCCAATTACCCAAGAAGAGATTCCTATATGGATAGGTAGCTATGTTTTAGGATCTTACGGCACTGGTGCTGTCATGAGCGTTCCAGCCCATGATGAGAGAGATTTTGAATTTGCTAGAAAGTACAATTTAAGCATGAAACAAGTAGTTTTAAAGTTAGGAAATTGCGCAGTAAGCGAAATATTAGAAAAGCCAATTGTTGAAGATGGTATTTCCGTTAACACGCCTGAGGAATTTAATAATCTACATACTGGTGCAGTAAAAGAAAGAGTGGTAGAATGGCTCATTAAAAATGGTAAGGGAAGGAAAAAGGTTAATTATAGGATTAGAGATTGGATTTTCTCGAGGCAAAGATATTGGGGAGAACCAATTCCTGTTGTACTTGACGAAAATCTAAACGCAACACCACTGGAAGAATGTGAATTACCACTAAGACTTCCTGAAATAGAAAATTATGAGCCATCTGGGACGGGTGAATCTCCTTTAGCAAGGATTCATGACTGGGTAAATGTCGAATATGGGGGGAAAATATACAAGAGAGAAACGAATACGATGCCTCAATGGGCAGGTTCATGCTGGTACTATATTCGCTATCTTGATCCTAACAATGAAGAAGAATTTGCTAGTAAAGAAAAAATTAACTACTGGTTGCCAGTTGATCTCTACGTTGGGGGCGCTGAACATTCGGTGCTACATCTTCTGTACGCAAGATTTTGGCACAAAGTATTGTATGATCTAGGCCACGTTAATACAAAAGAGCCTTTTTTAAAACTTGTAAACCAAGGGATGATAACATCATTTGCTTATCAGGATGAAAACGGGGTTCTAATTCCCAATGATGAGGTTATACAGAGAGACAATAAATTTTTTGCTAAAGATAGTGACAAAGAACTGAAGCAAACAGTCGCTAAAATGTCAAAATCATTAAAAAATGTCGTCAACCCAGATGATATTTTAAATGAATATGGGGCTGATTCATTTAGAATTTATGAAATGTTCATGGGGCCTTTAACTGATTCAAAACCCTGGAATACAAAAGGATTAATTGGAGTTTTTAGGTTCTTAAATAAAATTTGGACCATTAAAAATAAAGAACTAGTAACACAGGCAGCACCTAGGGAAATAATGTCCCAACTCCACAAGACGATAAAAAAAGTGACAGAAGACATAGAAAGTCTAAATTTCAACACCGCAATATCATCACTAATGATATTTGTAAATGAGCTTTTGAAATATGATAAAAACTACAAGGAAATATTTAAACCCCTTGTCATCATACTGTCTCCTTTTGCCCCTCACTTGGGGGAGGAGCTGTGGGAATATATGGAAGAAAGATCTAGCATGTTTAAGAGTGCGAAGTGGCCCAGATATGATCCAAATCTCATTATTGATGATACAAGGGAGATTACGTTGCAAGTCAATGGGAAAATAAGGGATAAGATTGTACTAGATAGAGGAACAAATGAAGATAATCTTAGAGAAATTGCACTAAGAAATGAAAAAATTATGAAAAATATAGAAAACAGGCGAATATTAAAGATAATTACGGTTAAAGATAAGCTCATAAACATAGTAACAAGATGA